Below is a genomic region from Osmerus mordax isolate fOsmMor3 chromosome 22, fOsmMor3.pri, whole genome shotgun sequence.
GAtaactgaagtgtgtgtgtgcgtgtgtgtgtgcgcatgtgagtGTGCCTCGCATTATTTAAGGGCCAGTACAAACTGTGAAGATGAAACTGCACAAGCCTGGGTGTCTGGCATCAGCAGCGTCAGGGACTGGCTCTACCATACAGCTTGCCAAGGTGTTTGGTCTTCTGGTTCTGGTGGTTGCTTGTCACACGCTCACAAGCTGCCGGGGATCGGAGAAGAAGACCTTCTCCTCCCTACACCCCTGTTTGTTCAATCAAGCTTTAGttaattttcttttttgtacagTTTTTCTACATTCTGTCCATTCTGGTGTCTGGAGTTGCCTGGAGTTATCTGGGCCTTGCCTGTTCGCTTGTTGCTAAAGGAAATCTATATTTTTGTTATTCTAATTGAGAGGCTGGCATAGTTCTCAGTGGCCACAGAGGGACTTTAATGATCCCAACCTTTCCTGGAGAGTTCTTTTGCACAGGGATGAAGTTGGTGTGTATGCAAGGTACGTGTGCGAGCAGAGCTTTTTTAGCATGTGCTATTCCACGTGACATCTATGTTCCAAGCATGTTACAACCACTCGCTCTTTCATATTGGCCAAACCAATACCTGGGAAATGCTTGAATCACGAACTGACTACAATTGTTTACCGATTTTATATTGTAAGACTTCTCAATTGAACTTTTGACGTTAACTAATTCATGCTGGGGTAAATGGTGTTGTTTTGTTCTCATTATTTTAGTCAAAAAACCAAAGCAACTTACTACATGAATCAGTTTATTTGTATGTGAGGTTTCAACTGGAAGCAGGTTTTGTGCCTGTCAAACTGTTTAGATTTTCCTAGGACATGTTCGTTCACGATGAGTACCGTTTTCGAAATGATTTCAGAtcttcaaaaatatatatttttaatggtGTACCCCAATGACAAGAAGTACCACGATTCATTTCATGTTCAGTATCATCCATATTTaagacttttttctcttttgtacTTCCTGGTTGCGAGCGTGGAGCACCAGGTGTGTCTCAGTTTTACCTGGCATCTCCTACGTTGCCCCTTTCCTGATATGCAATCAAGTCTAAACATGCCATGTTTGGTCTTGGGATTTGTCTACCGAGAATGTTCTCTTCACTAACATAACCCCTTCACATCAGTATGTACAGCATAgtcagaaaaaagagagagcaccTATTGAGACACGCCCATGTCCTCGACTCTACTGTGACATGGATCTCTTTTATTCAAAGAATTGCCCGTGTAGCTGATAACGATCTTCATAATGGAACACTGGAGGTGAACAACGGCTCAGCTTTCCTTCAAATTCCGTCTGATTCGACATTCTTATATTGGGTTGCTTCTCCTCTGATGGTACGAAAAGAATCACGCTTTGAAAATGGAGAGTTGTTTTCGCACGTTGTGCTGTTTTCGCTGTGTCCTTAGTGGGGGGTGGGTTCTTACCGTTTAAATACAGCCACATTTTTGGGTACAATGGATTTTGTTAATGTTTTGGCAAATTTTGTAATCTGTTACCGTAGATTATTATTTAGTGTCCAGAGtttcaaataaatgaatacatatttTGAACAGAACCCAGTGTTTTCTCTGGTGTTAAATCGTTTCTACCTTccgttaaagatgctgtaaagcagaactgaaaattaTGttgaagttcatcacaccacagaagaatgtgttaacTACCAATCcaaatggaaaaaaaaacagacaagtatgttaaattaggctttgaaatcatgagaaaatcagcagtcttaatactgggggggcgtgttgcctgaaggagatgaagctccgccccctcgaatttatggaatttagcaacaacagcaacactagctaaatcaattgcagatatcagaacagacctacctgcagtctctgagtgttttgtgTTAATTACCggtactttgtctttgcatcgtatcagctgagtaacagaatgcaaccgtctgtgatctgatgtagataggtcgctgtgacgtagataggttgagttttgccccgcctatacaaaacctgagctgaaaacgggtgagcaactgttcaacggtctaactccacatttcagtgcgacaaagttttagagctttgcacatgctttcaggaactcatttcacacatatataatgtactgagaagcaaatcatggaatttgctttacagcatctttaaaacATATTTTGGATGATGAAGTGTTCTATAGTGCCCTCTTGTGGTCTAAGGAAAAAGTACAGAAAACCCTCCTTTGGgtcatttattatttatttaaagaGAATGTGTCTAAACACCATGCTGAATAAATGATAGAAAGGCCACATCGAATCTACAAATCAGAAGCTAAAGTATATAAAAGTTTTCATAGACTAAACCACAGTCTCTTTTAATGCATAGTCATAAAGTCTGAACTCTATATAGAACTCATCACCCTTTTGGATACAGATCCAaaacatatacagtaccagtcaaaagtgtccaaacctttgactggtactgtataaacATCGTATTTTATGAAGGGAATTACCCAAACATACTGTAATCCATAAATTGACATCAGCTTGATGTTTTTGAAAGCTGAGGTGAGTGGGTGTAGGGGAGATCACTTCAGATTAGGTTTACAGCTCTCGCATATAACCCCCTAATCCCCCCCCATCTAGATACAGctacactcctcaggtatgatGTTGGTGAGGGTCTCGTACTTGAAGGACAGGCCTCCGTCTGAAGTGGTGGTGAATCTCAGGGACTTCATGGTTCCTGGGACGGGGGCGCAGCACTGCTTAATACCCAGCCTGGTGGTGGTCCGCTCCAAGGCCGTGCAGTTCCCCTTACAGTAGAAGAAGTTCAGAACCTTGGGGTAGACGATCCAGTtgtcccagcccagctcctcgaAGGTGATGTTGATCTCCATACGGCGGCAGTCGCTGTACTCCTGATCCCCCTGTGAGGGGCGCTGCAGGTGGTCCAGGGTGGACGGGGACCAGGGGATGGTGACCCGGGCGCGGCGAGGGGAGCGGTCCGGCCCGCGGGGCTCGGTGTGGAGGTGGATGAACGGCGTTTTGTCGGCTTCCCCGGCCTCGCGACAGTCGCAAGCCAGGCAGCGCACCTGCAGGACAAAGGAGCCCTCGGCCAAGGCGccgtggaggtggaggtcgaAGCGGTAAGTGACCCAGCCGTCTGCTGCGGCCTTGAATGGACCCTCAGCCGCTTGAAGGAGCTTCTGGTCCGAGGTGAGAAtgaagagaggggcggaggaggaggaggagttgtaGGTGGATGCTGCTGCCTCCCCAGCGTAGAACCAGAACAGGGCTGAGGTAACCATGGTCTCCTGGTTGTTGATGGAGGGCTGGAAGTAATAAGTGAAGTGTCTGGACGAGGGGTCCTCAGATGGAGGGTCTGCAAGGTTGCAGGTCGAGTCTgagaagacaggagggagggagggaagggggagagatgagagacgggagaaaaaaggagggaagagtagagaacgagagagatggCGCTGTTGTGTTGCGTGTGCCTCTTCCCTTTTCTTAAAAGTCTGCCAGTGGCCCAATCGCTTCTGTCTCTGACTTTGACTGTCTGGAACTAAGCACCGGCTCTCTCTCGTAATACTTTTTACCTGCATCTTGTCCTCACCCCTTATGGCTTCACATCTCGTTTTAATCAAGCGTTCGTCATACGTCATTGATATTTGATAGTTGTTCACTCAGCGGTTAAAATATGTTGTGTTCTGAAGCAAAGTGGGaattgggagggagagaaagagagacgttccgacagactgacagaaagaaaaactgagagacaaggagaaaaagagaaaaagtggATGGTCACAAAGAACAGATGGTGGGATTGAGGTTCGGAGAAAGAAGTAGATGGTTCTGATTAGTTTCAGTAAGCAAGTTAGTATGGCAAGGCTGCCCAGACCTTTTCCAGAACTACAGTATCATCCTGTAGGTTATAGTCTTATGGTTCCAACCTTTAACTAACACACATTGTTTTAATTATGAACTGGTTGACGAACTTAATCGGGTTGGTTACAACTTAAAGTGAAAGCCTGATCTCTCCAGGGTCAGCGTTAGGGGTTAGGCAGCCCTGGAACCGAGGGAAAAGAGATGAAACATAAAAACCAACATTAGGAACAATAAGCTCCTCACCTGTGCTGGGGAAGAGTATGACCTGGGTGTTCTCCTGGTGCTGCCGTTGGTGCGCCCAGGCTGCCCTGCCCACTCTGAAGGACCTCCGCAGGCTATGCCCAGCCTCCGGACGCTGCCTGCCCACCTCAGGGTCTCTGGGGACGAGCCGGGGCGCCTTATCCAGACCCAGACCATCCAAGATACGCTGGCGGAACCAGTCCAGAATCACCTGGTTGGGCATATCCTCCTCCTGGCAGGCCCTGGCCGGGGGCACTGGGGTCTGGGTCCAGAGGAGCaccaggagctgcaggagcagggtggaggaggaggagggaaaggagagccgTGTAATCCACATTGTCAGGTACAAAATGACCTCCAGCTAGGTAGATATTTGGTCCAGATGGGCAAAGTTGTGGTCAATCACTATACGGTAATATCTCCTTATGTTGTAAAATCGCAAGTCTTTGCCAATGACGGAGGCAGATCCGCTGAGCATAGGATCTGGTTTGTTGCTTTACAATGAAAAGAATAAGTGAGGAACTAAATACAGTGACAAATAATCCTCAAAACTTTCATACGCCTcaaataaagtctgaactgaGACTGTGCTCTGTAAGGACTTGTGTGTATCTCCTCtattgtatctctgtctctttgttatcctgccccccccacacacacacacacatacacacaaaatccTTTCTTACTCCCCCATGTTTTGACTTGGTGTTTGGATGAATTCTGGACTATCTCCTCCCTGAGGGCAGGGGAGTAAGACAGCGAGAGCTATGTTATTGTTACATCGCCCAGTAGAGATGGGAGGTGACCTTGACCTGTCTGGTGGTGTTACAATGAAGCATATCACTGTCTGAGGTTCCATGGGATCAGAAAGctacgaacacacacatgcgcacagagacacgcacacacaaacacaacgtgAAGATAACCCCTCAGTACTTACAGGTGGTCCTACAGGTCCAGGGGGGCCACTCTctcacaacacgcacacacaaacgctcacacAGTTACTGTTGCTGTCTGATACAGTCATTTTCTTACAGTACAGAATGTTGTCTGATAGTGATTTAATAACAGTACAGAATACTGTCTGATACAGTAGTTGTAGAACGATATGGAATATTGTCTGATACAGAGAGGTTCTCTTCCAGTACAGAAGACTGTCGGATATAATAGTAGCAGCCCACATGGCAGAgccagagtgggagagagaggggaggtgcaAAGAGGCAGGGGCGGCTTTAGACACGGGCGTACCGGGCAGCTGCCCGGGGCGGCATTTTTTTTATGTAACGTAGGGGGCGCacaagcataaaataaataaatacaaatctctgcgctgcgaagcggttttctcttttctatcatctcactgtgtggggaattggcaaattggcgccccctttaggcagctgcaggcaccccttcttgctgagaaggtgccgtgcacagaagctgtgtgaaaaaaggggagggggacagacagctcacctgactgggtctcccaaatggaacggacaaggggggggggggggggggggggtccactgtatagtgcaatactctaaattagtgggctaaagtcagttgcacctcgactttcttccaaataacgcacatatcattcataatattataaatataggcctaaagttcctgcacattttagttttttttaattgtgtgaaatggctaatacaaatatgtaacacaaaacgattgtggtcaccaaggtgaattggtttagtcttgacttctggtcgtgagtgacagtgttggggggGATGGGatctgttgactgttgagtgccaaagaagatggacaggaaaaggtcaagtaagccatcaggtgcccaatttcgaaaaaaaagaaaagaagaagaggagaaacgaaAAGAAGataaaggtatgcaaatatgtctctgtatgattattacgGTATCCATGTCATGAATGAAGGGCTAATGTTGATTGGTGGGTATAGGgtaactcttacgtttgttagcctttttgctatgatgcttgctatgcaacaacaatatttcggttttaactcaacaaacacgtgataacatttcaccataatagtgtgccTTGCAACCAAACTGTaacaagttcagttattatttattttcattatttaggttaggccaTGTAATTAGCCAACGCAATTTTCAAATTTgaaagacgaacatttgctacaactatatttcgtgacaaagtatagtttaactaaaagtgttcctagctaaaagttatattaatatagcatgtaataacagacatttagcgtgtaagggcatgtttatgtaaccctcctattatgtttggtgtcaatttgaccccaggctgttttagctgtatagaacataatcggTCTTACCATAAGGCGTGAAGGGcgtctcgccctgggtgtaattcaatgtagaaccgccactgcaaAGAGGCAAAGTAACATCAATAAACAgacagtatactgtatattgtccAAGAAGATGACGGGGTGTGTatcaattatttatttacaggTCTGACAAGAGCCCTTTTACTATTGTTGGAAATGTTATCATGTATCCATATATTTAAACCCATCTATGTTGAAATTCATAAAATTGTCACTTTGCAATGCAGAGGTTGACAAAGTACACAGCTCCATGACTTGGGTCAAAGTCCAGATACTCCTGATCAAAATGACAACAATTGAAAGTTGAACCAAAATGAATGTGTAGTACCTACTTTCTGatttaatgtattcatttatcagGTGCTTTAATCCCAAGTGTTCATCCTAATATCACTATTGAAACTAATCTGGCGGGAAAGACGGATTTTCTTTTATTTGTTATTGAATGTGAAAAAGTTTCATTTTCAGTTGTATTCATCTTCATGCCAATTCTGCATTTGCTGTTGATCCATAGGCATCTCTTCCAACTGAAAAAGTGGTATAGATTTCGTCAAGTTATATATGTacgtataaagagagagaaagagttgtaGTGTGCTGATAGGGTACGAGAGGAACCTTAGTTCAAGTCTTACCAGAATTTTGACGAATCTAGCGTGCTTTTTCCTCTTGAGGCAAGCACTGAAGGTCATCCCAAATTTTTGGGTTAGATCAACTTTGTTGTTTTCAAAACCTCGTCGGTT
It encodes:
- the inha gene encoding inhibin alpha chain, with translation MWITRLSFPSSSSTLLLQLLVLLWTQTPVPPARACQEEDMPNQVILDWFRQRILDGLGLDKAPRLVPRDPEVGRQRPEAGHSLRRSFRVGRAAWAHQRQHQENTQVILFPSTDSTCNLADPPSEDPSSRHFTYYFQPSINNQETMVTSALFWFYAGEAAASTYNSSSSSAPLFILTSDQKLLQAAEGPFKAAADGWVTYRFDLHLHGALAEGSFVLQVRCLACDCREAGEADKTPFIHLHTEPRGPDRSPRRARVTIPWSPSTLDHLQRPSQGDQEYSDCRRMEINITFEELGWDNWIVYPKVLNFFYCKGNCTALERTTTRLGIKQCCAPVPGTMKSLRFTTTSDGGLSFKYETLTNIIPEECSCI